One Zingiber officinale cultivar Zhangliang chromosome 10B, Zo_v1.1, whole genome shotgun sequence genomic window, TTTAATACGTAACGGGTTCTTGAATTGCACACAACAGTCAGCTCAGAGTTCAAAGTTCCACAATCATTATCGAAATGAGGCTCTCCGATGGTCCAATTACAATCCCTGCATGCCTCCTCCCTTTTCGAACCCTTTATGCAGCTACGTTTATTGAAAAAGGTTCGGCAACTCCATTGATACAGTGGAGAGGGATTGtgctgatttatttatttatttttctctttaaagtGGAGAGCTGTTGATTGACATCTCTTTTTGGGATGATGAACGGATTTGAGATCATCCTGCTGGGTGTACTTTTGGTCTTGTGATCCACTTGCAATGATGCGTGTCTGATGTGGGGGAATCGATGTATACGTTGCCGTCACAGCTTATGAAGAGATGTTGGGGTCAATGACAGCTCTCGTTCACTTCAGATTCCACGCCATCCCGTAAGGCGGTAGAATTATTGGAGGAGGCATTCATGGTCCCTTTAATTATCACTGCTCGAGAAAATCTAAAGTAGATTTCCAAGGGGGAAAAAAAAAAGTACAGCAATGGAATTTATTGAAACCATCCAACTCGTCCATTTAATTCCCTAGCTACCAAACGTTCTCTtcttttcttaaattttatttttgatttttatctTATCCATTTAATTCATTGCTCAAGTGTGGGAATTGATTTGGATGCCAGTCATGATAGCCTTTGTGACCCAAATCTATAATTAGGAGTTCTAGGATGGATCATGTAGTTCCAGCCGCTGCATGTGCACCCTCCTTTTTCACCACCATCTCCATATCCGCCGTGATCCGCCGCAAGCTTCACCACCGCAATACGATGCTGAGAGTCAGCCCTCTCTGTTTCTCCATCGCTGCTCTGCTATCCGCTGTGGTCGTCATCGGCGGAGGCCTCCGGCTCCTCGCGGCACGTCCACTGGTCGGCCGGGCCCGCACGTCCGCTGTAGAAGAAAACCATGGACGAGCGAATGGTAGAAGATTGCTACGTCGTTTCAGTCAGGGAGCACAAACTCCATTGACACGGGAAGAGAGTCCCATGTCTTCGTGCCATGAGCAATCAATTATTGGTGCGGCACTTTGTTCCCTGTTTCAACAAAGACCTGCATTGCTATTGGCAAACTGCTACTCAGCTTTTGGTTCTTAAATAAAAGCGTTTACTTTTGATATAGAATTAGCCGATCTTATCCACGATATTTTTTTTTCAGAGAATAAAAAAGCTCAACGTGTTTCattatctattttattttttttgtaaaggATTAATTCCAAAAAAAAGGAGTCTAAATTTTCTAAATAAtacaatttttaataattttcgtTCGGAACTTTGGGGTCTATTGGATTTTAcactcattattattatttttttcatttaattgtTATTTAAAGTATTTAATCTTTCTAAATTTTAGGAAGATATATATAAAGATGACACGAAGACGATTATTGCACTATCATACTTATTTACAATTGAGTCATTATTTTGCACAATTAATTAGGTTGTGTGAGATTAACTTGAGGTACAATGTATAGAACTCGTTAGTGAGTATTTATATTAATTATcctctttaaaaattttaacttaattttagatAAACATCAGCTATCTCAATATAAAGTATATGCTCTAAGAAAATGTTTCATGTAAAGTCGCCCAATTTCATACAATGGCACTCCAAACAGCATGATCCTTACGTTCTGATAATAATGACCAAGCAATTAAGAGGGAAAAACACCTCTCTCATATTATAATTTTCATCATCCTAATTGTAAGTTTACATGACAACTTAGATTTAGTGATCACGTGATCAATAAATTGCACATGTTGTTCCATGGAAGATAAACTCAATTGCTATTGTTGTAactgacaaaaaaaaaaagaaataaacacCTCTAGGGTGATACAAGTTCCGTTAATgaccaaatttaaaaatatgattcatttattttaaaaattcaatttttttttaaaaaatatgagttATTTTgaataattcaattaaattgaatAAACCGAATAACTCACAACTTAAATCCCTAAATCATAAAACTCTAATCCCATAATTCCAagaatagaaaattaaaaattgatatAAATGTATTATTattgaaatgtttaattaattagtcaaaaccgaattaattaatattttatcagTTTAATTTGTGTgacttttattaaaaaatttgatcagttcaaaaaatatttgatggattcaatttttgataattAAATTGATTCGGTCAATTTTGAACTAATTGCTCAACTGTCAgaagtaaaaaatttaacattaggaaaaaaataaatattataatttacTTACAAAGGTATAAtcagaatgattttttttttaaacaagaaAGATGAAATAGCAGGAACAAACAATTCAAGCTAAAAGGTTGCTTCTAGGTCCATTTTTTTCTTCATTACAACTTAAAAAGTTGTGAGTACAATTTCCTTGTACTTTAGGACCCTATAGTAGCAACAAAGAAAATATTAAACTATTTGCAAGAGTGGAAACTACAACGGTTAAGAAATTATAACCTTCCAAATAGGAACTTACCAATTCATGAGTATATCATGAAATTACAAAAGCTATATCTATAAACCAATCTCCTAAAGCAAAATAAATACAAGGACAGAGCAACAGATCGAACCAACCTATAAAAGTGAAACGGAATTTGCCTAACTAATTATCCATAATATCAAATAGataattttcttctttggtaagttTACCAATGACAATCGTCATAACGATCTATTATTTTTTCATGATTGTTATGTATTGGGCTTATGACCATCTATTATTTTTTCATGATTGTTATGTATTGGGCTTATGACCATGGACAAACAATTCAACTTAAATCTTCATAGAGGCCCTACCATGAGGCGGCTAGTGAAGATGAATGGACTAGACAGCCAGTATTTGCAATCTCTACTAGTTGAGTTGCAAGGCAAGGACACAAGAAGGAATTGATGTGAGTGGACTCAGCAATAGGGCCAAATGGCCCTGATATTGAGAGACGTCAAGGATCTcgttgaggaagaagatggaattgcAGAGGAGGCAGACAAACCGAGAGAATTATACTAGTCTTATGTTTTTATTCTGTCCCTCACTCCTGTCCATGTAAGAAGAAAAAGACAATTAAATCCACAAATTTATTCATAGATTTCCTTCCAGAAGTGATAGGACGTTGCAACAAGTGTTATGCTTTCCAGAGACCGCGAGAAATATTTATGCAAACCGCGGCAAGTTGCTATGCAAGGACAACAGCACCCTTGATAGCCCAACTATTATTTTTTCATGAATCGGATATTCTAGAAATTTTAGTGAATTCTCTGGTAAAGGTGCATCATGAAAGATAAGAATTTTAGCATCACGTAAATGTATTTCACAGTCGTATAATATGAAAATGAAACTGGCAAGTAGATGTTTAGATGAAGCAACGTTAGCATCCAAATCTGTAATTGTCAAAAATAAATCATGATATCAACCACTAGTTCATATCCATAGTACAGAGTCACTCTTTGAACCATCTGGCTTGTAGTTTTCATTGGAAAATAATAGTTCCCTAACACTTGATTGACTTTACGCCCTCAGCTTCATGCCATTCCGCCACTTGTGGCTGTTCTAATTATCTGAAACAAAGCTGCCAAACCAATTGGGGAACCAGTATGTTAGCATGCCTATATTGACAGTTAATTAGTTAAAGAAGCATTCCAGGCACTACAACTCAATTGGATCTACAGAGAATTCTTGATGACCAGTAGCTATGGGGTGAACAGGTAATAACAACGACAATAATACCTTGCTTGGGAAGTAAATGAGAaccaaagaaacaaaaatagataAGGTTAGCAAGGCATACATGATCCGATGACTACGAAGACGAAGAACCCAAGCATAACAGGGCCAACAGGATAGTCATTTCCTCTCTTCACTATTGTCTCTGGCACTGATCCCCTCTTAGATACATTCTTCTGGAACTTCTGTATTTTGTGGTCTGCGTATCGCCTTGAAGTGGTCTGCAAAAGTAATCAATTGTATAAGTATTATATATGTGATTGTAAGTGCTACACTGCATAATTCCTAATGAACAATGAAACTAAACCACCAAATTAAGAATATGTTACTTGGGATGAAAATTCTGAGACCACTTGCCACCGGTTATCGTACAAACcaaaattttgtttataatttAAGACTTCAATAAGGGGTCCCTCACACCTGAATTTTGCATGAACTAGAGTTTTGAGGTCTTTCAACTACACTAGTAATCCACTATAGGTGTAGCATCAAGTCATCAACATAGGGAGCTAATACTCAATCTCCATCCTCAATCTCCATCAATGACTTCATTTAAAGACTCTTCAACAGCCACTATAGGGTTTTTCCATTTTTCATGTAGACTTGTCTATTTTCCTTCAAAAGGATATGCGTGCCTTCACTTTATCTTCATATTTCACGTGCTTTGTTTTTATCTTC contains:
- the LOC122030039 gene encoding stress-associated endoplasmic reticulum protein 2-like; amino-acid sequence: MTTSRRYADHKIQKFQKNVSKRGSVPETIVKRGNDYPVGPVMLGFFVFVVIGSSLFQIIRTATSGGMA